A stretch of Oryza brachyantha chromosome 4, ObraRS2, whole genome shotgun sequence DNA encodes these proteins:
- the LOC102721730 gene encoding cytochrome P450 99A2-like: protein MELSAATLMLLSLPIVVALLSSRLAAAAASSKKKKKTRRPPGPWNLPLVGSLLHLVGAHPQVALRDLARRYGPVMFLRMGQVDTVVVSSVEAAQEVLRDKDVTFASRPSILLSEIACYGNLDVGFAPYGAYWRMLRKLCTVELLSAKMVRQLAPVRNDETLSLIRKIQVAGRGGDEPVVLTSLLKSCANTITAKAAFGQACSEELKEQFLSAMDLALEFSSGFCFGDLFPSLRFVDVLTGLRSRLWRVRSQLDAVYDKIIAQCEAQRGDSLVDVLLRIRDEGEHDEFPFGTTNVKAIIGDMFTGGTETTSSSAEWVMSELMRNPKVMAKAQAEVRRVFDNKSPQDHEGEMDKLRYLKMVIMETLRLNPVLPLLLPHFCRETCEVGGFEITKGTRVMINAWAMARSPEYWDDAEKFRPERFEDGMADYKGTRCEYLPFGTGRRRCPGDIFGLALLELIVARLLYYFDWSLPGGMQPDEVDMECVVSATMKRKNHLQLLASPYVVVPVQS from the exons ATGGAGCTGAGCGCAGCCACCCTCATGCTCCTGTCCCTGCCAATTGTTGTGGCCTTGTTGAGCAGCAGattggcagcagcagcagcaagctccaagaagaagaagaagacgaggcGGCCTCCGGGGCCATGGAATCTCCCCTTGGTGGGGAgcctcctccacctcgtcgGGGCGCATCCGCAGGTGGCGCTCCGCGACCTGGCGAGGAGGTACGGCCCGGTGATGTTCCTCCGGATGGGGCAGGTGGACACCGTCGTGGTCTCgtcggtggaggcggcgcaggAGGTGCTCCGGGACAAGGACGTCACCTTCGCGTCGCGGCCGAGCATCCTTCTCTCGGAGATTGCCTGCTACGGCAACCTCGACGTCGGCTTCGCGCCGTACGGCGCATACTGGCGGATGCTGCGCAAGCTCTGCACGGTGGAGCTCCTCAGCGCGAAGATGGTGCGGCAGCTCGCGCCCGTCAGGAACGACGAGACGCTGTCCCTCATCAGGAAGATCCAGGTCgccgggcgaggcggcgacgaaccCGTCGTTCTCACCAGCCTGCTCAAATCCTGCGCGAACACCATCACCGCGAAGGCGGCGTTCGGCCAGGCGTGCAGCGAGGAGCTCAAGGAGCAGTTCCTGTCGGCCATGGATCTGGCGCTCGAGTTCAGCAGCGGTTTCTGCTTCGGCGACCTCTTCCCGTCGCTGCGGTTCGTCGACGTGCTGACGGGGCTGAGAAGCCGGCTGTGGCGAGTACGCTCGCAGCTGGACGCCGTCTACGACAAGATCATCGCACAGTGCGAGGCGCAGCGAGGTGACTCCCTCGTCGACGTCCTCCTCAGGATCAGGGACGAGGGGGAGCACGATGAGTTCCCCTTCGGCACAACGAACGTCAAGGCAATTATAGGG GACATGTTCACGGGAGGGACGGAGACCACTTCATCCTCCGCGGAGTGGGTCATGTCGGAGCTGATGAGGAACCCGAAGGTGATGGCCAAGGCACAGGCCGAGGTGAGACGGGTTTTCGACAACAAGAGCCCACAGGACCACGAGGGCGAAATGGATAAGCTACGCTACCTAAAGATGGTGATCATGGAGACCCTGCGGCTGAACCcggtgctgccgctgctgctgccccaCTTCTGCCGGGAGACCTGCGAGGTCGGTGGGTTCGAGATCACCAAGGGCACCAGAGTGATGATCAACGCGTGGGCGATGGCGAGGAGCCCCGAGTACTGGGACGACGCGGAGAAGTTCAGGCCGGAGAGGTTCGAGGACGGCATGGCGGACTACAAGGGCACCCGGTGCGAGTACTTGCCGTTCGggacggggaggaggaggtgcccCGGTGACATATTTGGGCTGGCCTTGCTGGAGCTCATCGTGGCTCGTCTTCTCTACTACTTCGACTGGAGCCTTCCTGGTGGGATGCAGCCTGATGAGGTCGACATGGAGTGTGTTGTTAGTGCCACGATGAAGAGAAAGAACCATCTGCAACTCTTGGCGTCCCCATATGTGGTGGTTCCTGTTCAAAGTTGA